Proteins from a genomic interval of Kaistia defluvii:
- a CDS encoding sugar ABC transporter substrate-binding protein, with product MKRLRQVLAAAIAPLAIIASVSGAYSQDAPIEVTIGWAPPDVSGVFKTATDFFEKSAADAKGKGFDVKIITSTGQGHDIAQQVNAIDDLIQQQVDVIAVSPADVNSVKPALRRAKEAGIGVIVVNLLEPIEGLEVDSYIGYDNTVAAEVSASAVADYFGAPGVLGAGDKLDVKPETYLDRAFWKENFDKLTPEQKAAIKAKGVIIEGVSGNFYSNTRLTGFRNVSKDFPGIEIVGAPCAGDWKREKGTNCAEDFLQAHDDIDFIWAASNEMGLGAMLAAQNAGRLETASDGVKVGDGKVAIFTNDVTPESVDRIAEGKLIGETTHGFADWGWYGTKIAVEIACKQDVEKIFDIRPRTVEINNARLFYPDPKLEQIDWATMRANCKK from the coding sequence ATGAAAAGGTTGAGGCAAGTCCTCGCTGCCGCGATCGCGCCCCTGGCAATTATTGCCTCGGTCTCCGGAGCGTATTCGCAGGACGCCCCGATCGAGGTCACGATCGGATGGGCCCCGCCGGACGTCTCCGGCGTCTTCAAGACCGCCACTGACTTCTTCGAGAAGTCAGCCGCGGACGCGAAGGGAAAAGGCTTTGATGTGAAGATCATCACCTCGACCGGCCAGGGCCACGACATCGCCCAGCAGGTCAATGCGATCGACGATCTCATCCAGCAGCAGGTCGACGTCATCGCCGTGTCTCCGGCCGACGTCAATTCAGTCAAGCCGGCTCTGCGGCGCGCCAAAGAGGCTGGTATCGGCGTCATCGTCGTGAACCTGCTTGAGCCGATCGAAGGCCTCGAGGTCGACAGCTATATCGGCTACGACAACACCGTCGCGGCTGAGGTCAGCGCATCGGCGGTTGCGGATTACTTTGGCGCACCGGGCGTCCTCGGCGCCGGCGACAAGCTGGACGTGAAGCCGGAAACCTATCTTGACCGCGCGTTCTGGAAAGAGAATTTCGACAAGCTCACGCCCGAGCAGAAGGCAGCGATCAAGGCCAAGGGCGTCATCATCGAAGGCGTCTCCGGCAATTTCTACTCGAACACCCGCCTGACCGGATTTCGGAACGTCTCGAAGGACTTCCCTGGCATCGAAATCGTCGGCGCTCCCTGCGCAGGCGACTGGAAGCGCGAGAAGGGCACCAACTGCGCCGAAGATTTCCTGCAGGCCCATGACGACATCGACTTCATCTGGGCCGCCTCGAACGAGATGGGCCTGGGCGCGATGCTGGCGGCGCAGAACGCCGGCCGGCTGGAGACCGCGTCCGACGGTGTCAAGGTCGGCGATGGCAAGGTTGCCATCTTCACCAATGACGTGACGCCGGAATCGGTCGACCGCATCGCGGAAGGCAAGCTGATCGGGGAAACCACGCATGGTTTTGCCGACTGGGGATGGTACGGCACGAAGATCGCCGTCGAGATCGCCTGCAAGCAAGACGTTGAGAAGATCTTCGACATCCGCCCGCGTACCGTCGAGATCAACAACGCCCGTCTTTTCTATCCCGATCCGAAGCTTGAGCAGATCGACTGGGCAACGATGCGCGCCAACTGCAAGAAGTAG
- a CDS encoding sugar ABC transporter ATP-binding protein — MATSPAPTLPDSAPEANTLLRLRDIGKVFPGNVALCDVSLDIRAGEIHALMGENGAGKSTLMKIIAGEYSATSGDIVVDGKIVPSNFDAAKYGIGLVHQELSLVPALSVAENIYLGRLPRRFGSIDWRAAEKNARAILRRLGVDLDPRAPVGRLEVAEQQLVEIARVLERAPKIVLFDEPTSALSDSERTRLFDVIRLLKEEGHGVVYISHNLSEIMAIADRVTVLRDGRLAASLPVAEASEEKIVSLMVGQVMGQQFPKFESETGKDVLRVENLVSGTALKGVSFSLRQGEILGVYGLMGAGQAELAGAIFGLAPFDSGEIHVGETRLRDHSPADAIAARIGLLSRDRRQSLIPMQPIAPNLSLAWLSDRAMLSNLELGREKRESADYIRMMRIRPPSMTQKLLHYSGGNQQKVILARWMSSGSKILIFDEPTRGIDVGAKAEVFTIMSRLVEAGTSILMISSEINELVALADRVLVMRSGLIKVELTREQLSQEALLLHSH, encoded by the coding sequence GTGGCTACCTCGCCCGCCCCTACTCTGCCTGACTCTGCCCCGGAGGCGAATACGCTTCTCCGCCTCCGGGACATTGGCAAAGTATTCCCTGGCAACGTTGCGCTTTGCGACGTCTCGCTGGACATCCGCGCCGGAGAAATTCACGCCTTGATGGGCGAGAATGGGGCGGGCAAGTCAACGCTGATGAAGATCATCGCCGGAGAATACTCGGCGACGTCCGGCGACATCGTGGTCGACGGCAAGATCGTGCCGTCGAATTTCGACGCTGCAAAATACGGCATCGGCCTCGTTCATCAGGAACTGAGTCTGGTCCCTGCCCTTTCCGTCGCCGAGAACATCTATCTCGGCCGCCTGCCCCGACGCTTCGGCTCCATCGACTGGCGGGCGGCCGAGAAGAACGCACGGGCAATCCTGCGACGCCTCGGTGTCGACCTCGATCCGCGCGCACCGGTCGGCAGGCTGGAAGTCGCTGAGCAACAGTTGGTCGAGATCGCCCGCGTGCTGGAGCGCGCACCAAAAATTGTCCTGTTCGACGAGCCGACATCCGCGCTGTCTGACAGCGAGAGAACCCGGCTCTTCGACGTCATCCGCCTCCTGAAGGAAGAGGGGCACGGCGTCGTCTACATCTCGCATAACCTGTCCGAGATCATGGCGATCGCCGATCGGGTGACGGTGCTGCGAGACGGCCGCCTCGCAGCGTCCCTCCCAGTCGCCGAAGCGAGTGAGGAGAAGATCGTCTCACTGATGGTTGGTCAGGTGATGGGGCAGCAATTCCCCAAATTCGAGAGCGAGACCGGGAAGGACGTCCTACGGGTCGAAAATCTGGTTTCGGGAACGGCGCTCAAGGGCGTCTCCTTCTCGCTGCGACAAGGCGAAATCCTGGGCGTCTACGGCCTGATGGGTGCGGGCCAGGCGGAACTGGCCGGCGCCATTTTCGGACTGGCACCCTTCGACAGCGGCGAAATCCACGTGGGCGAGACGCGGCTTAGGGATCACAGCCCTGCCGATGCCATTGCCGCACGGATCGGCCTGCTGTCGCGGGATCGGCGGCAAAGCCTAATCCCGATGCAACCGATCGCGCCCAATCTGAGCCTGGCATGGCTCTCCGATCGGGCGATGCTGTCCAATCTCGAACTCGGCCGCGAGAAGCGCGAGAGCGCAGACTATATCCGGATGATGCGGATCCGGCCGCCATCCATGACCCAGAAGCTCCTGCACTATAGCGGCGGCAATCAGCAGAAGGTCATCCTGGCCCGATGGATGTCGAGCGGTTCGAAGATACTCATCTTCGACGAACCAACCCGTGGCATCGATGTAGGGGCCAAGGCGGAAGTCTTCACCATCATGAGCCGCCTGGTCGAGGCCGGAACCTCCATCCTGATGATTTCGTCGGAGATCAACGAGCTGGTCGCCTTGGCAGACCGGGTTCTCGTCATGCGCAGCGGCCTCATCAAGGTGGAGTTGACGCGCGAACAGCTCTCCCAAGAAGCGCTGCTGCTCCATTCACACTGA
- a CDS encoding ABC transporter permease gives MTNSSPTSTKADRSRLALRDILFKAGPLIALIALIAYLSFASPKFATHTNFANIGRQTAPLAILAIGQTFAILTGGIDLSVAAIAAFASATTAVLMTSPLVLFGVDFGYLPIPVCLAAGLMVGLLAGLLNGWIIATFKIPDFIATLGTMQVFRGVALLTTQGQSVPGPSSTREMPASFTWLGTANVAGIPASIFIALICAGIAIYVLKFTALGRAVYAVGGNREAARVCGISIGRTKIYVYAISGLLASIAGILLVARLSAANALLAEGEELRSIASVVIGGTNLFGGEGGVIGSLIGAMLVGVLGNGLNLLGVSPFYQRIAQGVVVVLVVIFDQWRRRSLNKK, from the coding sequence ATGACCAACTCGAGCCCCACTTCGACCAAGGCAGATCGGTCGCGGTTGGCATTGCGGGACATTCTCTTCAAGGCAGGCCCGCTGATCGCCCTGATTGCGCTGATCGCCTATCTGTCGTTCGCCTCGCCAAAGTTCGCCACCCATACCAACTTCGCCAATATCGGCCGTCAAACCGCGCCACTCGCGATCCTGGCGATCGGGCAGACCTTCGCGATCCTGACGGGCGGCATCGATCTTTCCGTCGCGGCCATCGCCGCCTTCGCCTCGGCAACGACCGCCGTGCTGATGACGTCGCCGCTGGTCCTGTTCGGGGTCGACTTCGGCTATCTGCCGATCCCCGTCTGCCTGGCGGCCGGACTGATGGTCGGGCTGCTCGCGGGACTGCTGAACGGATGGATCATCGCGACCTTCAAGATCCCCGATTTCATAGCAACGCTCGGAACGATGCAGGTATTTCGCGGCGTGGCACTGCTGACAACCCAGGGGCAATCCGTACCTGGGCCATCCTCGACCCGCGAAATGCCGGCGTCGTTCACATGGCTCGGGACAGCGAATGTCGCAGGCATTCCCGCCAGCATATTCATCGCGCTGATCTGCGCGGGCATAGCGATCTATGTGCTCAAATTCACGGCCTTGGGCCGAGCGGTCTATGCGGTCGGTGGCAACCGGGAGGCGGCGCGCGTCTGCGGCATCTCCATCGGCCGAACGAAGATCTATGTCTATGCCATCTCGGGCCTGCTCGCCTCGATCGCCGGCATTCTGCTCGTGGCCCGGCTCAGTGCCGCAAATGCCCTGCTGGCCGAAGGCGAGGAGCTTCGCTCCATTGCTTCGGTCGTGATCGGCGGCACTAATCTATTCGGTGGCGAAGGCGGCGTCATCGGCTCGCTCATCGGCGCCATGCTCGTCGGCGTTCTTGGCAACGGCCTCAACCTGCTCGGGGTGAGCCCATTCTACCAGCGCATCGCGCAGGGCGTGGTGGTGGTTCTGGTCGTCATCTTCGACCAGTGGCGCCGGCGCAGCCTCAACAAGAAGTAG
- the tkt gene encoding transketolase has translation MTSPSRRDLANAIRFLTADVVQQASSGHPGTAMGMADIAEVLWNGFLKHNPANPKWSNRDRFVQSNGHGSMLIYSLLHLSGYDLTVQDLRDHRKLHSKTPGHPELGITDGVETTTGPLGQGFANAVGMAFAEKKLATEFNRDGFPIVDHFTYVFVGDGCLMEGVAQEAASLAGSLGLNKLIAVYDDNNISIDGEVGAWFADDTAARFRSLGWNVVADVDGHDSDAVASAFEAAHRSQDKPTMICCKTIIGFGSPNKQGKEEVHGSPLGIEEVALTRKSLGWDHPAFFVPAEILQGWNALAKGEAAESRWNELFANYSKSYPELAAEFSRRNAGELPKNFDAVVSAEVARILASDPAKQPLRKGSNRVATKLIENTPEVVGGSADVSVSTLAWTSASRSITKDDFAGNFVHYGVREFGMSAMMNGMAAHGGLLPYGSCYLVFSDYSRNAVRLASLMGLRAIFLYTHDSIGVGEDGPTHQPCEQMLALRAIPGMSLWRPGSELEALAGWEAAFKRKGPTVIVAARQDGAVFAHTPEHLDGIRRGGYVLRQSSCETPDVVLVGTGSELAQIIAAGDQLEQQGKSVRLVSIPNGNIFAAQDKAYQDEVLSFGTPAVFVEAASPLYWYQFLKGPGTVVGVDRFGESATGPELYRLLNITAERVVAEAMALLG, from the coding sequence ATGACATCCCCCAGCCGCCGTGACCTTGCCAACGCCATCCGGTTTCTGACCGCCGATGTTGTTCAGCAGGCAAGCTCCGGCCACCCCGGCACCGCCATGGGAATGGCCGACATCGCCGAGGTTCTTTGGAACGGCTTTCTGAAACACAACCCTGCGAACCCCAAATGGAGCAACCGCGACCGCTTCGTCCAATCCAACGGACACGGCTCGATGCTGATCTATTCGCTCCTTCACCTGTCAGGCTACGATTTGACGGTCCAGGACCTCAGGGATCATCGCAAACTGCACTCCAAGACTCCGGGACATCCGGAATTGGGCATCACGGATGGCGTAGAAACCACCACAGGACCACTGGGTCAGGGTTTCGCCAACGCCGTCGGCATGGCGTTTGCGGAAAAGAAGCTGGCCACCGAGTTCAACCGCGATGGCTTCCCGATCGTCGATCACTTTACCTATGTCTTCGTCGGCGATGGCTGCCTCATGGAGGGCGTCGCCCAGGAAGCAGCATCGCTGGCGGGTTCGCTGGGGCTGAACAAGCTCATCGCCGTCTATGACGACAACAACATCTCGATCGACGGCGAAGTCGGCGCGTGGTTTGCCGACGACACGGCCGCCCGCTTCCGCTCCCTGGGCTGGAACGTGGTGGCCGATGTCGATGGCCACGACAGCGACGCCGTCGCCAGCGCCTTCGAGGCAGCCCACCGGTCGCAAGACAAGCCCACCATGATCTGCTGCAAGACGATCATCGGCTTCGGCTCTCCCAACAAGCAGGGCAAGGAAGAGGTCCACGGATCGCCGCTGGGCATCGAGGAAGTGGCGCTGACGCGCAAGAGCCTCGGCTGGGATCACCCGGCATTCTTCGTGCCCGCCGAGATCCTGCAAGGCTGGAATGCCCTGGCGAAAGGCGAGGCCGCGGAGAGCCGCTGGAACGAATTGTTCGCCAACTACTCGAAGAGCTACCCGGAGCTGGCTGCCGAATTCAGCCGTCGCAATGCGGGCGAGCTGCCGAAGAACTTCGACGCCGTTGTCTCAGCGGAAGTCGCGAGGATCCTTGCCTCGGATCCGGCAAAGCAGCCCCTTCGCAAGGGATCGAACCGTGTCGCAACCAAGCTGATCGAGAATACGCCGGAAGTCGTTGGCGGCTCTGCCGATGTCTCGGTTTCGACGCTTGCATGGACGTCGGCCTCCCGGTCCATCACGAAGGATGATTTCGCCGGCAACTTCGTCCATTATGGCGTGCGCGAGTTCGGCATGTCGGCGATGATGAACGGCATGGCCGCCCATGGCGGCCTGCTTCCCTACGGCTCGTGCTACCTCGTGTTCAGCGACTACAGCCGCAATGCCGTGCGCCTGGCCTCGCTGATGGGACTGCGCGCCATCTTCCTCTATACGCACGACTCGATTGGCGTCGGCGAAGACGGCCCGACCCACCAGCCCTGCGAGCAGATGCTGGCGCTGCGGGCGATCCCCGGCATGTCGCTCTGGCGCCCGGGCAGCGAACTGGAAGCGCTCGCCGGCTGGGAGGCCGCATTCAAGCGGAAGGGCCCGACGGTGATTGTCGCGGCCCGGCAGGATGGCGCGGTGTTCGCACACACGCCCGAACACCTGGACGGCATCCGCAGGGGCGGCTATGTGCTACGCCAGTCGTCGTGCGAGACGCCAGACGTTGTGCTGGTCGGCACAGGATCGGAACTGGCCCAGATCATCGCCGCCGGCGACCAGCTAGAGCAGCAGGGCAAATCGGTGCGGCTGGTATCGATACCGAACGGCAACATTTTCGCCGCGCAGGACAAGGCCTACCAGGACGAAGTTCTTTCCTTCGGCACGCCTGCCGTGTTCGTCGAGGCCGCTTCCCCGCTGTACTGGTATCAGTTCCTGAAGGGGCCCGGCACGGTCGTCGGCGTCGATCGCTTTGGTGAGTCCGCAACTGGCCCGGAGCTCTACCGCCTCCTGAACATCACCGCCGAGCGCGTCGTGGCAGAGGCAATGGCCCTGTTGGGCTGA
- a CDS encoding xylulokinase: protein MFLGIDLGTGSVKALLIDGSGRAVAEASRTYAVRSPVPGYAETAVEAWWTATVAAVRECCAGRGDDVQGIGLSGQAHGVVVLDKNDQPLRPAILWADQRATAQMEEILALPAAIRLPLANPVVTGMAGLSLMWLRDNEPATFAAIRRALSPKDWLRFVMTGEVATEPSDASMTLLYDIVEDQWSTELIRKVGIDPDILSPIVESSSVAGRLTNVRAEELGLRPGIPVAAGLSDTAACLFGMGQINPGATILQIGSGIQIMAVTDRIEPKLQPFYNSYRGIGRSLYVMAAMQNGGTVFEWARGVLGATWPEMYEGAFESGEGHGGVTFLPYAAGERAPLLDPDATAVWANMRLGCSRNQIIRSVFDGVAMAIRDSWDALKREGITAPHMLLAGGGSGDPRWRRLLADTIQVPLKPALDAGSATLGAAYLGGMAAGHWTQPADIPFAAATDPMILPRPVDGLDEDLAHFRGIYRGLKQSSRPTI, encoded by the coding sequence ATGTTTCTCGGCATCGATCTAGGCACCGGTTCGGTAAAGGCCCTGCTCATCGACGGCTCCGGTCGAGCCGTCGCGGAAGCAAGCCGGACCTATGCGGTTCGCTCTCCGGTCCCCGGCTATGCCGAAACCGCGGTCGAGGCGTGGTGGACGGCAACAGTCGCGGCGGTGCGGGAATGCTGCGCCGGCCGCGGCGACGACGTCCAGGGAATCGGGCTTTCCGGGCAGGCGCATGGTGTCGTGGTCCTGGATAAGAACGACCAGCCGCTGCGGCCGGCCATCCTCTGGGCCGACCAGCGCGCCACAGCGCAGATGGAAGAGATCCTCGCCCTGCCGGCTGCAATCCGGCTACCGCTTGCCAATCCCGTGGTGACCGGCATGGCGGGCCTTTCCCTTATGTGGCTGCGCGACAACGAGCCGGCCACCTTCGCCGCCATCCGCCGGGCCCTCTCGCCAAAGGACTGGCTGCGCTTCGTAATGACGGGCGAAGTTGCGACGGAGCCCAGCGATGCCTCCATGACCCTGCTCTACGACATTGTCGAGGACCAATGGTCGACGGAATTGATCCGGAAGGTTGGCATCGATCCAGACATCCTGTCCCCCATCGTCGAATCCAGTTCGGTCGCCGGTCGACTGACGAACGTGCGGGCGGAGGAGTTGGGCCTGAGGCCCGGTATCCCCGTCGCAGCCGGATTATCGGATACAGCCGCGTGCCTGTTCGGCATGGGACAGATCAATCCTGGTGCCACCATCCTGCAGATCGGTTCCGGCATTCAGATCATGGCCGTTACCGATCGGATCGAGCCGAAGCTGCAACCCTTCTACAACAGCTACCGCGGCATCGGCCGCAGCCTCTATGTCATGGCGGCGATGCAGAATGGGGGCACCGTGTTCGAATGGGCGCGCGGCGTTCTGGGCGCCACTTGGCCGGAGATGTATGAGGGCGCCTTCGAGTCCGGCGAGGGCCATGGCGGCGTGACCTTCCTTCCCTACGCGGCCGGAGAGCGGGCGCCGCTGTTGGACCCTGACGCAACGGCTGTCTGGGCCAACATGCGCTTGGGCTGCAGCCGCAACCAGATCATCCGGTCGGTGTTCGATGGCGTGGCAATGGCTATCCGGGACAGCTGGGACGCGCTGAAGCGGGAAGGCATCACGGCCCCTCACATGCTGCTTGCCGGGGGCGGCAGCGGGGACCCGCGCTGGCGCCGGCTCTTGGCCGATACGATCCAAGTCCCACTCAAGCCGGCGCTGGATGCCGGGAGCGCCACCCTCGGCGCCGCCTATCTGGGCGGCATGGCGGCGGGCCACTGGACCCAGCCAGCCGATATTCCATTCGCGGCCGCCACTGACCCCATGATCCTGCCCCGCCCCGTGGATGGGCTCGACGAGGATTTGGCTCACTTCCGAGGGATCTATCGCGGGCTAAAGCAGTCGTCGCGCCCAACCATTTAA
- a CDS encoding ABC transporter substrate-binding protein: MATGLANAAELKIWHHTYPPAEEFIKQKAAEYTKLHPDVTFQFQSDPHGDYEVKLLAAIAAGEAPDLINVLDYLYPKFVSKGILAEANLPAMGVKTNEELEALYSPGALKGLMIDNKIYGLPEELNTFALFMNKEHFAEVGIDVTDKANWPKSWDDLFAMAKKVQKKDDSGNFTRLGFNWVFGLDGFWYAMEYWPILNQYGCEVLDAAGKATINSPQCVAAFTDTWQRLVTDGIGGPDYATVNPVNALQDFSDGRQSMMMAGIWSPPLFGEDVKKNYVVAPIPQKDPANPKTLLYNYSMTVTQASKNQEEAWRFLRFLTSDGDGYLRHTGYVTGLKGWEKSEAAKDTIGADIFADQLQYGTYYWRSLTWNEEGKAIKDAIEQMMQGTSVQEALDQAAKQIDFVRSQN, from the coding sequence ATGGCAACAGGTCTTGCCAACGCCGCCGAACTGAAGATTTGGCACCACACCTACCCGCCAGCAGAAGAATTCATCAAGCAGAAGGCGGCCGAATACACCAAGCTTCATCCGGATGTGACGTTCCAGTTCCAGTCCGATCCGCATGGCGACTATGAGGTCAAGCTGCTGGCGGCCATCGCCGCTGGCGAGGCGCCCGATCTGATCAACGTGCTCGACTACCTCTACCCGAAATTCGTCAGCAAGGGCATTCTCGCCGAGGCCAACCTGCCGGCCATGGGCGTCAAGACCAATGAGGAACTGGAGGCCCTGTATTCGCCTGGCGCTCTCAAGGGTCTGATGATCGACAACAAGATCTACGGACTTCCCGAAGAGCTGAATACCTTCGCCTTGTTCATGAACAAGGAACATTTCGCCGAGGTCGGCATCGACGTGACCGACAAGGCCAATTGGCCGAAGAGCTGGGATGACCTCTTCGCAATGGCGAAGAAGGTTCAGAAGAAGGACGATAGCGGCAATTTCACCCGCCTCGGCTTCAATTGGGTCTTCGGGCTCGATGGCTTCTGGTATGCCATGGAATACTGGCCGATCCTCAACCAGTATGGCTGCGAAGTGCTCGACGCCGCCGGCAAGGCGACGATCAACTCGCCGCAATGCGTCGCGGCCTTCACGGACACCTGGCAGCGCCTGGTGACCGATGGCATCGGTGGCCCCGACTACGCCACTGTGAATCCGGTCAACGCACTGCAGGACTTCTCCGATGGTCGCCAGTCGATGATGATGGCCGGCATCTGGTCGCCCCCGCTGTTCGGCGAGGACGTCAAGAAGAACTACGTCGTGGCGCCCATCCCGCAAAAGGACCCGGCCAATCCCAAGACGCTGCTCTACAACTATTCGATGACGGTCACCCAGGCCTCCAAAAATCAGGAAGAAGCGTGGCGCTTCCTTCGCTTCCTGACCTCGGATGGCGATGGCTATCTGCGCCATACCGGCTACGTGACCGGCCTGAAGGGCTGGGAGAAGTCGGAAGCAGCGAAGGATACGATCGGCGCCGACATCTTTGCGGATCAGCTTCAGTACGGCACCTACTACTGGCGCTCGCTGACCTGGAACGAGGAAGGCAAGGCGATCAAGGATGCGATCGAGCAGATGATGCAGGGCACTTCGGTGCAGGAAGCGCTTGATCAGGCTGCCAAGCAGATCGATTTCGTGCGCAGCCAGAACTAA
- a CDS encoding carbohydrate ABC transporter permease, which produces MSPPVFTGLSNYTRLASDEQFLRSLWVTAFYVFWTIIPVIGLSFVLGGLLSTLGRSRSVWRFLLYLPSILPFVSVALVWKLMFNQRGPINDALNSAGMASIPWLTNSAYAPWALIFMSWWHATSYYTIIFLAGFLTLPRDCFEAARLDGAKLLPMIRHITIPLMRPTIALVVVLATVNGLKAFVFQQVLTDGGPANATQILTILIYKTAFSYLDMGRASTYSIVLFGCIMLLSLIQIWLISGRRDA; this is translated from the coding sequence ATGTCGCCGCCCGTCTTCACCGGGCTTTCCAACTACACCCGCCTGGCGTCGGACGAGCAATTCCTGCGTTCGCTCTGGGTGACGGCGTTCTACGTCTTCTGGACCATCATCCCGGTGATCGGCCTGTCCTTCGTCCTGGGCGGCCTCCTCAGCACGCTGGGCCGGAGCCGAAGCGTCTGGCGGTTCCTGCTCTATCTGCCATCCATTTTGCCATTCGTTTCGGTCGCCCTGGTCTGGAAGCTGATGTTCAACCAGCGCGGCCCGATCAACGACGCGCTCAACAGCGCCGGCATGGCGTCGATTCCCTGGCTGACCAATAGCGCCTATGCGCCGTGGGCGCTGATCTTCATGAGCTGGTGGCACGCGACGAGCTACTACACCATCATTTTCCTGGCCGGATTTCTGACCTTGCCGCGCGACTGCTTCGAAGCCGCCCGACTCGACGGCGCGAAACTGCTTCCGATGATCCGGCACATCACCATTCCGCTTATGCGGCCGACCATCGCGCTGGTAGTCGTCTTGGCGACGGTCAACGGACTCAAGGCTTTTGTCTTCCAGCAGGTCCTGACGGATGGCGGTCCCGCCAACGCGACGCAGATCCTGACGATCCTCATCTACAAGACGGCATTCAGCTATCTCGACATGGGCCGCGCCAGCACCTACTCGATCGTGCTCTTCGGCTGCATCATGCTGCTGAGCCTCATTCAGATCTGGCTGATTTCAGGACGAAGAGATGCATAG
- a CDS encoding carbohydrate ABC transporter permease, protein MHRSQVERIAVLAFIAIFAVVALFPILWMLAASFKTDRELLDGSLWDFGSAGISNYVKAFQARPFLRYLVNSLLAAGVSVFVTLFLGVLAAYGFAKLRNRYTEMIWIAVLASIMIPIEAIVIPLFLQVHAFGWHDSYAGIVLPTALNAAGIFILRQAIQGIPNELLEAGRIDGASEFTILSRIIVPLLAPSIVVVAVLTFSLSWNNYLWPLIITSTDTLRTLPLGMAAFQMTLNTKYSEIMAVSTFGTIPMALLFIFLQRYFIDSAIGSGIK, encoded by the coding sequence ATGCATAGGTCCCAGGTCGAACGCATCGCCGTCCTGGCGTTCATCGCGATCTTCGCGGTCGTCGCGCTGTTTCCCATCCTCTGGATGCTCGCCGCCTCCTTCAAGACGGATAGGGAGTTGCTGGACGGCAGCCTGTGGGATTTCGGCAGCGCTGGCATCAGCAATTATGTGAAGGCGTTCCAGGCGCGGCCGTTTCTCCGCTATCTGGTGAATTCGCTACTGGCGGCGGGTGTATCCGTCTTCGTCACACTCTTTCTGGGCGTTCTCGCGGCCTATGGTTTCGCCAAGCTGCGGAACCGCTACACGGAGATGATCTGGATCGCCGTCCTTGCCTCGATCATGATCCCGATCGAGGCTATCGTGATCCCGCTTTTCCTGCAGGTGCACGCTTTCGGCTGGCACGACAGCTACGCCGGCATTGTGCTCCCGACGGCCTTGAACGCGGCAGGAATCTTCATCCTGAGGCAGGCGATCCAGGGCATTCCCAATGAATTGCTCGAGGCGGGACGGATCGATGGCGCCAGCGAGTTCACCATTCTAAGCCGGATCATCGTTCCGCTTCTGGCGCCCAGCATCGTGGTTGTCGCGGTCCTGACCTTCAGCCTGAGCTGGAACAATTATCTCTGGCCGCTGATCATCACCAGCACCGACACGCTGCGGACCCTGCCCCTCGGCATGGCGGCGTTCCAGATGACGCTGAATACGAAGTACAGTGAGATCATGGCAGTCTCGACTTTTGGCACGATCCCGATGGCTCTGCTGTTCATCTTCCTGCAGCGATACTTCATCGATAGCGCCATCGGCTCCGGCATCAAGTAA